Proteins encoded together in one Synechococcus sp. BL107 window:
- a CDS encoding CO2 hydration protein gives MTTTVKPLTAPVLPNQEELIKRLLSDTPLLADTQDHLVQVVNVLETYGIVLDAYSKNLVDQGEKQLLNPFPIFRFFHEGLTPQRLWDHLLGDRINFEYAEYCQKAMFWHGTGGLDAYLDSEPFQDVCQRIIQRKSQRDPLLALTNKLYPGFAPESIRSLTTIYCLGLFWRVMSDLFVDLARRYAIKEVTCVNDVVHHIRDGLVAAAANPITYEVEIAGEKIWVLPPEAGLTFLVDVAVPYVEAVFFRGMPFLGTVSYNAQARQISPDISDFKYGALYADPIPSMGAGIPPSLCMKDMFRHLPEELSRWYDDHGRGQVDVHVQICVSFQKSMFCVTNGAIAGTMPHPLDTSDADEQAANRAYADAWSGRLMGCQRGALL, from the coding sequence ATGACCACAACAGTGAAACCACTTACCGCCCCTGTCCTCCCCAATCAAGAGGAGTTAATCAAGCGCCTGTTGTCCGACACCCCGTTGTTGGCGGATACGCAAGACCATCTCGTTCAGGTGGTGAATGTCTTGGAGACCTATGGAATCGTTCTTGACGCTTACAGCAAGAACTTGGTGGATCAAGGAGAGAAGCAGTTGCTCAACCCTTTCCCGATCTTCCGTTTTTTCCACGAGGGGTTAACGCCACAGCGGCTCTGGGATCACCTTCTCGGTGATCGAATTAATTTTGAATACGCCGAATATTGCCAAAAAGCGATGTTCTGGCATGGCACCGGGGGGCTGGATGCCTATCTCGATAGTGAGCCTTTTCAGGATGTTTGCCAGCGGATTATCCAGCGAAAGTCCCAGCGCGATCCTTTGTTGGCCCTCACCAACAAGCTGTATCCAGGGTTTGCTCCGGAGTCGATCCGCTCTCTCACCACGATCTACTGCTTGGGCTTGTTCTGGCGGGTGATGAGTGATCTCTTCGTTGATTTGGCTCGTCGCTATGCGATTAAGGAAGTCACCTGCGTCAATGATGTGGTGCATCACATCCGTGATGGGCTTGTCGCCGCTGCGGCGAACCCAATCACCTATGAAGTGGAGATTGCGGGAGAAAAAATCTGGGTGTTGCCTCCGGAAGCCGGACTTACGTTTTTGGTTGACGTCGCCGTTCCGTATGTGGAAGCGGTTTTTTTCAGAGGAATGCCGTTCCTCGGCACCGTGTCGTACAACGCCCAGGCTCGTCAGATTTCACCAGACATCAGCGATTTCAAGTACGGCGCTCTCTATGCCGATCCGATTCCAAGTATGGGAGCTGGAATTCCCCCCAGTCTTTGCATGAAAGACATGTTCCGGCATCTGCCTGAGGAACTCAGCCGTTGGTACGACGATCACGGCCGTGGTCAAGTCGATGTGCACGTTCAAATTTGCGTCAGTTTCCAGAAGTCGATGTTCTGTGTCACTAACGGAGCGATTGCGGGAACAATGCCCCACCCCCTCGATACCTCCGACGCTGATGAACAAGCTGCCAACCGCGCCTATGCCGATGCTTGGTCGGGTCGGTTGATGGGCTGTCAACGGGGAGCGCTCCTCTAG
- a CDS encoding NADH-quinone oxidoreductase subunit M translates to MLLSLLLLIPFTGALGLLLWPTAQSSERIRIGAIVILALQCVASFALLLPFDPTDAALQLVEQARWVHSIGLDYALAVDGLSLPLVLMNAVLCLVAAVASRSIDNRPRIYFALLLVISGAVNGAFLSQNLLLFFLFYELELIPLWLLIAVWGGANRSYAATKFLIVTAVSGMLILGAFLGLAFVTGTMDFSLRPILSGELGLKAQFLLMGALLIGFGIKIPLFPFHTWLPDAHTEASTPVSVLLAGVLLKLGTYGLLRFCLGLFPEAWQIAAPWLAAWAAISVLYGSLAAIAQTDMKRMVAYSSVGHMGYVLLAAAAATPLGLMGALFQMISHGLISGVLFLLVGVVYARTGTRDLNVLRGLLNPERGLPLTGSLMIIGVMASAGIPGMAGFISEFLIFRGSLQPFPVATLLSMVGSGLTAVYFLLLVNRAFFGRLAIAPGEVANPRILDPVALREQVPAIALSLGVLALGLAPELLSNLSEAATTGLSQLSGGLS, encoded by the coding sequence ATGCTCCTCTCGCTCCTACTTCTTATCCCTTTCACAGGGGCTCTCGGATTACTGCTTTGGCCAACGGCCCAGAGCAGCGAACGGATTCGGATCGGCGCGATTGTGATCTTGGCGCTGCAATGCGTTGCCAGTTTTGCTCTGTTGCTTCCCTTCGACCCCACGGATGCAGCCCTTCAACTAGTCGAGCAGGCTCGCTGGGTGCACTCCATCGGTCTGGACTACGCCCTGGCTGTGGATGGCTTGTCGCTGCCACTGGTGCTGATGAATGCCGTGCTGTGTTTGGTGGCAGCCGTGGCCTCGCGATCGATTGACAACCGACCGAGGATTTATTTCGCCCTCCTACTGGTGATTAGTGGTGCGGTGAATGGAGCGTTTCTCTCTCAAAACCTGCTTCTGTTCTTCCTCTTCTATGAATTGGAGCTGATTCCTCTATGGCTGTTAATTGCTGTTTGGGGAGGGGCGAATCGCTCCTATGCCGCAACCAAGTTCTTGATCGTTACGGCTGTGTCGGGAATGTTGATTCTTGGCGCGTTCCTGGGGCTTGCTTTTGTCACCGGAACGATGGATTTCAGCCTGAGGCCGATCCTGAGCGGTGAATTGGGATTGAAAGCCCAGTTCCTGCTCATGGGAGCTCTACTGATTGGTTTCGGCATCAAGATCCCGCTGTTCCCCTTCCACACCTGGCTACCCGATGCCCACACGGAAGCATCCACACCAGTTTCCGTGCTCTTGGCCGGTGTTCTGTTGAAGTTGGGAACCTACGGTCTGCTGCGTTTTTGCTTGGGTTTATTCCCAGAGGCTTGGCAGATCGCAGCCCCTTGGCTGGCTGCTTGGGCAGCCATTTCAGTGCTGTATGGGTCGCTGGCAGCCATTGCCCAAACGGATATGAAACGGATGGTGGCTTACAGCTCCGTTGGCCATATGGGATATGTCCTGTTGGCAGCAGCAGCGGCGACTCCGCTGGGATTGATGGGAGCGCTGTTCCAGATGATCAGTCACGGATTGATTTCAGGCGTGTTGTTTCTTTTGGTGGGCGTGGTGTACGCCCGGACCGGAACGCGAGATCTCAATGTTTTACGGGGCCTTCTCAACCCCGAACGGGGCCTTCCGTTGACGGGGTCCCTGATGATCATCGGCGTGATGGCGAGTGCGGGTATTCCTGGTATGGCTGGTTTTATCTCAGAATTCCTTATCTTCCGAGGCAGTTTGCAACCGTTCCCCGTGGCAACCCTTCTCTCGATGGTTGGATCGGGCCTAACCGCTGTTTATTTTCTGTTGTTGGTGAACCGCGCCTTCTTTGGCCGTCTGGCCATTGCTCCAGGCGAGGTCGCCAATCCACGCATCTTGGATCCCGTTGCCCTGCGCGAGCAGGTGCCAGCGATTGCCTTGAGCCTTGGTGTTCTTGCTCTTGGTTTGGCTCCGGAGTTGCTGTCTAACCTCAGCGAGGCGGCCACGACGGGACTGAGTCAACTCAGCGGAGGACTGTCATGA
- the cbbX gene encoding CbbX protein, whose amino-acid sequence MPSSVDLAAAYAESGVADVQEQLDRELIGLTSVKTRIREIAALLLVDQARQQMDLPSTAPSLHMSFTGRPGTGKTTVAQRMSQILHRLGYLRKGHVVTATRDDLVGQYVGHTAPKTKEMIKRAQGGVLFIDEAYYLYKPGNERDYGAEAIEILLQEMERQRTDFVVIFAGYKDKMETFYSSNPGLSSRVAHHLDFPDYSDPELMAIADLLLEAQHYCFSPEANEAFEEYIGRRRQLPFFANARSIRNAIDRARLRQANRLFARMGEAFTKDDLMTIEASDIRASRVFAGEVEGHHPGLSPA is encoded by the coding sequence ATGCCCTCTTCCGTTGATTTAGCGGCGGCCTATGCCGAATCTGGGGTCGCCGATGTTCAAGAGCAGCTGGACCGTGAGCTGATTGGTCTGACCTCGGTGAAGACGCGGATTCGTGAGATTGCAGCTCTGTTGCTTGTTGATCAGGCTCGGCAACAGATGGATCTCCCCAGCACAGCTCCGAGTTTGCATATGTCCTTCACGGGGCGTCCTGGCACAGGAAAAACCACCGTGGCGCAGCGCATGTCGCAGATCCTGCACCGTCTGGGATATTTGCGAAAAGGGCATGTGGTGACGGCGACCCGGGATGATCTTGTTGGTCAATATGTGGGGCACACAGCACCAAAAACAAAAGAGATGATCAAGCGGGCCCAGGGTGGTGTGCTGTTTATCGATGAGGCCTATTACCTCTACAAGCCAGGTAATGAGCGGGACTATGGCGCCGAAGCGATTGAGATCCTGTTGCAGGAAATGGAGCGACAACGAACGGACTTTGTCGTGATTTTTGCTGGCTACAAAGACAAGATGGAGACTTTTTACAGCTCCAATCCAGGCCTTTCATCACGGGTGGCTCACCATCTTGATTTCCCTGATTACAGCGATCCAGAGTTGATGGCTATTGCAGATTTGTTGCTTGAAGCTCAGCACTACTGCTTTAGTCCTGAAGCGAACGAGGCCTTTGAGGAGTACATCGGTCGACGCCGCCAGCTGCCCTTTTTTGCCAATGCCCGATCGATTCGTAATGCCATCGATCGTGCACGGCTGCGTCAGGCCAATCGATTGTTTGCGCGAATGGGAGAGGCCTTCACAAAGGACGACTTGATGACCATTGAGGCTTCGGACATTCGTGCGAGTCGGGTGTTCGCTGGGGAGGTGGAGGGACATCACCCAGGGTTGTCCCCTGCCTGA
- a CDS encoding 4a-hydroxytetrahydrobiopterin dehydratase, with protein sequence MDQWQERKRPVCLERRYEFESYDATRDFLDRLGEFSEATQRFPDISFGKTYVNITLRPESDATDAALTDADRSFAVEIDALFR encoded by the coding sequence ATGGATCAGTGGCAGGAACGCAAGCGTCCGGTCTGTCTTGAGCGCCGCTATGAATTCGAGAGTTACGACGCCACCAGGGATTTCTTGGATCGCCTCGGGGAGTTCAGTGAGGCAACCCAACGCTTCCCCGACATCAGCTTTGGAAAAACGTATGTGAACATCACGCTCCGCCCCGAATCGGACGCGACTGATGCTGCTTTGACGGATGCTGATCGCAGTTTTGCGGTAGAGATTGATGCCCTCTTCCGTTGA